One part of the Halopenitus persicus genome encodes these proteins:
- a CDS encoding TrmB family transcriptional regulator, whose amino-acid sequence MTTSKSVEDAVEALRQFGLREYEAKCLVGLMRLGSGTAKDISERADVPRTRVYDAVRVLEARGLVTTQHSSPKQFRSVTPEEAIRTFRERDKRELERLSASLETVTGAGETTELPDVWTVTGRERIEERLRRLSRDATTEIVFVVGDGPVRTGELIETLTGVSDDVSLLIGGVDDAIQRRIRDAVPRAETFASGLEWLADGSGTGEDRSIARLVLIDRSATLISTVGANGDDEHAMYGSGPENGLVVVTRRLLAQDGPLPISPNEG is encoded by the coding sequence ATGACGACATCGAAATCGGTCGAGGACGCCGTCGAGGCGTTACGACAGTTCGGACTCCGAGAGTACGAAGCGAAGTGTTTGGTCGGATTGATGCGGCTCGGGTCGGGAACCGCAAAGGACATCAGCGAGAGAGCCGACGTGCCACGGACGCGCGTCTACGACGCGGTCCGCGTATTGGAGGCTCGCGGACTGGTCACGACCCAGCACTCGAGCCCCAAGCAGTTTCGGTCCGTCACGCCGGAGGAAGCGATCCGGACGTTCCGGGAACGTGACAAGCGGGAGCTCGAACGGCTGTCGGCGTCGCTCGAGACGGTAACGGGCGCCGGGGAAACCACCGAGCTGCCCGACGTCTGGACCGTGACCGGACGGGAACGCATCGAGGAACGACTCCGACGGCTGAGTCGTGATGCGACGACCGAGATCGTGTTCGTCGTCGGCGACGGACCGGTCCGCACGGGAGAGCTGATCGAGACCCTCACGGGCGTGAGCGACGACGTGTCGCTGCTGATCGGCGGGGTCGACGACGCCATCCAGCGTCGGATCCGGGACGCGGTCCCGCGAGCTGAGACCTTCGCGTCGGGGCTCGAGTGGCTGGCGGACGGGAGCGGGACCGGCGAGGATCGGTCCATCGCGCGGCTCGTGCTGATCGACCGATCGGCGACGCTCATCAGCACCGTCGGAGCGAACGGTGACGACGAACACGCGATGTACGGTTCGGGCCCGGAGAACGGACTGGTGGTCGTCACTCGCCGGCTGCTCGCGCAGGACGGCCCCCTCCCGATCTCCCCGAACGAGGGCTAG
- a CDS encoding DUF7344 domain-containing protein — translation MTGLLALATGRHAIDSEGFDASADAADTGDADDTGDADDTDAADTGDADDTDAAADRALPKDTVFGMLSNRRRRRVIEHLSEAEDGRLTIRELSEVIAAEENDVSRREVTYKQRKRVYTSLYQIHLPTLDDNGIVKYEKRSGAVELTPTAENCTVYLESISDGQLSWGEYWLGLAAVSIAFVTTATLGYLPYFSQHGHVSALLVVATISLSAIAFAVSTARDPR, via the coding sequence GTGACGGGACTCCTCGCGCTGGCGACTGGACGCCACGCGATCGATTCCGAGGGATTCGACGCCTCCGCGGACGCCGCCGACACGGGCGACGCGGACGACACGGGCGACGCGGACGACACGGACGCCGCCGACACGGGCGACGCGGACGACACGGACGCCGCCGCTGACCGAGCGCTCCCCAAGGACACGGTCTTCGGTATGCTGTCGAACCGGCGACGTCGTCGCGTCATCGAACACCTGAGCGAGGCCGAGGACGGTCGGCTGACGATCCGCGAGCTCTCGGAGGTGATCGCAGCCGAGGAGAACGACGTCTCCCGACGGGAGGTGACGTATAAACAACGCAAACGGGTCTACACGTCACTCTACCAGATCCACCTGCCGACCCTCGATGACAACGGGATCGTCAAGTACGAGAAACGGTCGGGGGCCGTCGAGTTGACGCCCACCGCGGAGAACTGCACCGTCTACCTCGAGTCGATCTCCGACGGCCAACTCTCGTGGGGCGAGTACTGGCTTGGACTCGCCGCCGTCTCGATCGCGTTCGTGACGACCGCGACGCTCGGGTACCTCCCCTACTTCTCCCAGCACGGACACGTGTCGGCGCTCCTCGTGGTCGCGACGATCAGCCTTTCGGCGATCGCTTTCGCCGTCTCCACCGCTCGCGATCCGCGCTAG